The DNA region aaaatagctgtttacagtttcagtgtggttagcccctcccctcagatagatataaggcagtggccaccagcattctgaccagaactgaagaagcggcttggatgagcagcacaaatttgaacttcgtcttttgctacatccatttatatatacagtctatggaccagACAagcatcttcataaagtattaaagaagtgtgtattcagcTACATATACAAGTTTTCCAGGGGAGGGTAGTCACAAACTGGCCACCACGGATTCAGGGCCATCTTGCATTCAATCAATTAAAGatataatgtggaacattccagtcaaatcAATAGCATCTCTAAGGAGAAAAGCAGAacctgcacctttaaataacatGGTATAATGTAACCCCTGTCATCTTTACACAGGTCTGCAGCTCGCCCTGATGCAGAGTGACAGGCCCTGCTCCTCGTGTCCACCAGACCAGAGCCGGATCCTGGTCTGGGACTATAGAGGAGGACTTGAGACATGAATCCTAATGGGACTGAGTTTGAAGGTTCTGACAGCTGACAGCTCAGAGGCCGCAGAGGACGTGCTGTGCTGACACTGACCTATGTGTGGATGTTATTATTCCACTGTATAATGCATTcctgtgtttgtttaaatgtataaaagcaAGTTCCATACAGAAATGTTACAGGTTTTTAACTTGCTTACCATTTTGAAAAAAAGGcactacagtcacaactgaacatgtgtgtccagagccttcacctgcagatagaggcATGAAAGTTTATTTCATTATCAGTATTCACCTTGTTCTGGTCCTTTAAAGtacaaaactgttaaaatgctTTCTTCATCACATTCTCCACACAAGCAGCACATGCATTTTTCCCACAGGCCTCTGCAGACAGAGAGAAGCTGACGGGTTTGACAGGGGCTCAGAGAAGCTCAGAGCgtgaaggactaaaccaggactaaaccagaactaaaccaggactaaaccaggagtgaagcagtactaaaccagaactaaatcaagactaaaccaggcctaaaccaggactacaacaggactacaccaggattatgGTTCAtactgtacaaaaataaagacCAAGAACAAAAACTTTGTAATTCTATTTCCCATAAGCAAATTAGTTTGTAACTTCTGAAATCTAAATGGTGTGCCTTAAGATTTCTGGCTGCTGAACTCGTGCTGTCCAGCAGTTTTACCAATCAAACTAAATAATTGTTAATGGAGTTATTTCGCTGCTGTAAGCACCTGTCTCACTTGATGTTTTACTCCTTGACTGATGAGACGATGCCTTCTGGTGGCCATAATAAGGCAATGCATCATGATTGGCGGTGGGAGTTGGAGCAGCATTGtattaaaacctttaaaaacattctgTAAACCAGCATTTCTAAAACTGTGGTACAGGCTCCTTCTGGTGATACGCAGATACCTCTGTAACATTACACTatatgtaactgagtaaattgGAATACAATTGTGCTTGAGTCATGTTCATCCTTCACTTTAAAGCTCTCTGCAGAAGATGCCACATAAGTCCATCAGACATGTTCCAGTCCCCCATTGATTAGATAGcaagtgttttcagttgttGGCTCAAAGCACAATCCCCAACCTGGACCAGGATCTGATCTTCGTCTGCCTTCCCCCCCTTAACCTGTCCAGTAGCTGAACCTGCTGGGGGAAGAAAACCCTGTCAACTTAACCCGTGGGATCATTGAAAGACACAAGCCCATCCAGCACCACAAGGTGTCAGATCATATACCGTCCTTTTACTCCTGTTCAGTTAAAGCATGGTGACACATGGTTAGTACTTCAGCCTCAGTAAGAAGTTCCTGGGTTTGACTCCCGGTCAGCATGGaccctgtgtggagtttgcatattctccccATGTCTGCAGGTTTCCTTtaccacaaaaaatatatctcagtgggactttcctggttagaTAAACAATAATTACATTCTACACAATAGTGTAGCATGGGTTAAATACTGTGTAGTGGGGTTGCacgattttgtaaaaaaaaatgattgtgatttttctgacaaatactGAGATAATGATTTGATTTGCGACTTAAAAGTACTtcaaaagtaggattctgttcagtgaggacatttaaaataactccAGGAGTGTTCACATCTGAGAGAGACTGAACTATGAGAGGTACAAGATTCTCCCATTAAGACAATAGACAAATAGAACAAGAACAAATTATATTATTgaaataactgcagcctttgtgatttgaataGGATAGTTAATATAGCCCATTTAGACAGAACAAAGAGACAGGTTTCAAACGAATCGGTTTATTGACAAATTGTAATAGAATTTTGTGAGTACACGCATAAATTCCAGCTTCAGAATCCattattttaaactgaaaaagtgaAGTTTACAAAGGCGGCATTCACACTATACAGGCTTTTGTACAATTAAAAAGTATGGCTCATCCGCTATGGTTAAAATGTACAATTTGTCTTTACTCCACCAACtattctttaaaggtgcattacgaAACTTCTAGTGGCTGGTATGCTAActtctggtctccatggatTCCTTTAACTGGAATGTTTCAAATAAggcttgcatttattccattatagttgtttttataGCTTACCTTGAAAAAACAAGTATTCCTAAATGTGAttgggctctcctctccacaaatctgacctggaACTTAACCTAGTggcgctacctgcttgtttccatagtgaataataagtttaataccacactCAGGAACATATAAGctaagcaataatatctccacggagacgagcaggtggtgtatcctctatcagaaaagttccatagtgcacctttaatcaaacttttaaactttttacccATTTAATTTCCCTTAACATTTTCAGCTTAACAAAGGCTCGGATGAATTTTAATATCCCATTTCTATTTAGTGCATTGTTAAAACTAAAATAGAACCAAAAAAAGGAATGCAAGGAAGCGAGTGGTTTTAAAAGTATAGAAGACGTAAACACTGACCTTAATGTGGAAAAAATTCACACAAACTAAAATTATGTACAAAATACTAAAAAGTTTTCACAGGAACTCAACGgtttacaaaagttaaaaaaaaaaacaaaaaacaaaaaacaaaacaaggattTTGTTTCCAGTTCTGCAGGTCCAGTTCACTACGGACACATCATTCTTGTCAGGAATCGTACCATTTGAGCACCACATGCATTACCATTTTACAATGTACAGTTTACAATGGTGTTTAGGGCCATACTGAAAAGTAACTGCTGAATGAATAGCCATAGACTTCATCCCAAGTATTGTGTGTCAGTAATAGTAATGTTTTCACATTTGGCTTGCCCAATTTGGCTTGcccaagtacagatatactgtataaggagctcttgaggtcaaaataagtcagctgcgtgctgtctgcaagTAATCATAAAGCATTTCATTTTGAGGATCAGGAAATACACTTGGCAAGCTAGCTGCTAGCACGTTTCAATAATgggataactccagaaatcagacgTAAATGTAAACAGAGCCAGTACTGAAGGGTTTATAAGGAAAATTAATGGAAATGATTTACTTAACTATTGTAACAGTCTCTGATCAACTGTAGTTAGAAttctttaaaacaaatacagaaataataGTTGTACAGATTAGCATATTTGCCTTGtagtgttaaagatgcactatgcaacttttttcaATGGAGGTGTTAAACTTGTCTAaatgcatttattccattacagtcattttattgttcaaaaacaatATGTAaacataatgtggaacattttagtcaAAGAAATAATAGGTCCAAGGAGTTACTCAACTTCTGAACCAACTACCAGAAACgttgcatagtacacctttaactcatgcattcataaaatgttttttgtagttttgtggCCCTATCACACCATTGTAACCATAGTAACAGAGTACACCTTTCACGTATTCAGCATGGCTCGGATCCGCAGTACCTCCTCTCTCTAAAGTGCTCCAAACTGGTCAAACCAATCAGAGGAAAATATATAAAGACACATTATTTTATATGGGGCAGGTCTGTCTTGGTccctggtcttggtctagtcctggtctggtccagtctcAGGACTCTGTCTGGACTTAGTCTGGACTCAGTACTTGGGCACTTTAGTGTAGTCCACGACACCAACGTTCTTGCATAGGCAGATGGACAGAATCATCCCCAGCAGCTGTAAAAGAGAAAACAACCACACATTAAACGAAgacattgtttaaaatgaaataaaactagtGAGGTAATCATGATGGAACAACATTGTTAAAAGTATTTTAGTACAATTCAtttacgcatgtttgagtaatcctgtattgatactttgcaaagatattatgctgggggtgttctgtatTCATGTCtctggcggaatgttcagcagtaaccatggtgacacaatgtacacattagcaaacactgccaaatcaATTTTAAGATTATATGaaatctcaaaaaaaaaaacaaaaaaaaaacaaaacaaaaacaaaatggatttagacaacacattttcattagcctgtgatcaatattcTCATTCATGGTGTGAAAGTGACAAACTGAaaagctgttggctaatgctagctagcttgtgactgtaatgttatgtgacagacttgtttaacagcacaaatgagCTCAACTGTTGTAGTTCAAGCTAGGTCAGttatttatggtcagattgtgctaaAACACAGCTCAGATGAAAATCTACCTTGAGTAACAGATCCTCAGACTCTAATTAGcatccagggaatgttgatgacatcagctgcaaagtatcaattgtctTGAATTTGAGGCCTGAGAGCTCAGAAAATATCTTTTTGTAATGTTCTTGTTGTAATGTATGTTCTGCTAATTTGATGTTATTATGCTTTAGCAGAATAACAAATAGGTGTCTCCCAGTGTGAAGTGAGAGTAAAGGTTTCAAGGTTTTACCTCGATGAAGGCGACTCCAAGACACACGCCCAGAATCACCCACATGTTTGTCCTGAGCCAGGCCTCCACACTCTCAGAGCAGCCCTAAGAAACATACAAGCACAGAGGTTAAGCTGGGGCCAAGCGAGCTGGGGCCGAGCCGAGGCCGAGACAGGACTTACCGCTTCGTACGCAGGCCATTCGTTGGTGGTGAATGGGCAGAAGCCGTAGTCAGAGGAGTTggcggaggagagggagaagttctgacaggagcaggggaAGTGCAGAGTATTGTTCACGATAGTTGGGTTTCCATACCAGTCCTGACGCCCCGACCAGCCACAGCACTCCATCTGCACACAATGACATTTAAACAGCTCAGAGAGGGACAAAAATATCATATGACAGCTTTATACTGTCTAAGAGAGGAAATGAAAATCACCTGAGACTGGGATGAGCAAAGACAAAATTGTTACAagatttttcccatgtgtttacatttgctTTACCTTGCCTATTCCATCCTCATTTCTGACTTGGACAAAAATAAGGATAAAAGCTGGTGAACTGAGCCGTACAATAAAAGTGTCTCATCTCTTCTTGTGAGAATGGagtcttgtcccatccctaaaacTGAAAGGTCACACTTTATCTGTCCCTGACTGGGAGCATGGCAGAGCCTCTACCATGCTCCGAATCAGAAGAGGAGTTCATGGTTGTGAGCAGGAGGGCATCAGATGATTGGATCATGCTTCTGCACATTTAGCATCCTTGTATTGCTGTTAAAAGAAGGTTTCCTACAGTAAACACAACCTGTGGTGTAATGCACTCACAGTCCTCTGGATGAAGTCCCAGGCCTGCTCTGTTGTGGTGTTATTTCCAGGGTAACCGTCCAGGACTTTGATCACGATCTTTGACATCTCTTCATCCAGCTACAGACAGAAAGACATGCAAATCAAAAATCAgttactaaaactagtaccaaaactagatacaaatttgagcaggtattgaaacaaaaaataaataaaaataaaacattaaaaaaatttaaaatcacaGAACGGAATGAACATtttctgaacagctttagaatgatcttgagctgcttaagaacaagtataagaccacatagacaaccggtagtatacgcccatgggccactatggaaccttcctggaccactgagggattacacagatataagaacacatcagaatataaaagaaagtactaccatttaatgctcaaaatcacattctattgcttGTGTTAAAactgtggccctccacatcattttatgtcgCTCTCAACacggtaaattaaaaggtatgacggtcttaaaatgtcattttatctggagatacgcagttacacagccatatttttgcatctaggcaaatgcatatacaatatccgtaacttgaataagtaataaatacagaaacagttaacaagttaaaaaagtagttagatttattttacatctggccctttgagggcagccattttgctgtgtttgacacccctgttctattgtctaaataaagagtggttttgttttttttttattattattatcatcatggtattggaGTCAGTATTGACTTTCAAAATagaatttgaaattttagtatcataacaCTAAGACtgacaaaacatgaacattttaaaactctaatatttaaatatcagatatttaaaactttacgctataacatcttcatggagacaagcaggaggcagacctGCACCAtcaaagttaaatagtgcaccttcaaaataagtcaaacaTTTTAATTCATGAATATGGACTTACTGACTTTATTCTGCCAACTTTTCCTCTAGACGCTACAAATCCTTTGTGGTGGCAATTCCAGTTAAGCAagaatctcattcatttcaattgaaactttgagaaaagttttgctgctaaaacctgatataaagtagtgtccatttgtgtaaaatgttccatCTCCATATGACCaaaaagtcaacactgcactgattcactggaggctttaaaacggctctgtagcctctatagaacttatttacatCAAGATCTGCAGccccatacaaaataatacaacttcaAAGACGATAACAGTGCCCATGGCAACTTCCACAATCAGGTGAATTGCACAGTCTCAGTTGCAAATAACCATTTAGACAACTATGATGACTCAAAAGTTAActgtcaataaaaatacacactgccagtcaaacaccctctcattcaatttttgttccctttatttttactagtaaaagccaaaagtaaaatctgtcaaccggacaaaaagttgtaggagtgaatacGTCTTGCTgttcattcaagccgcttcttcagttctggtcagattgctcttggacactgccttatagctatctgaagggaggagccaactacactgaCGGTTTCTGTATGTAAGCTAGGCCTATTGCGCTatactaagtgtgcactgtgcctaatttaaaatattaagcttTGACAACTTGATCAGGTACTCTGATATTCACCTGGTACATAAAATCTTGCATGACGCTGCCCCACCCCCACTAAAGACCTATGTACAGCCTCGCTCTCAACTAACAAGTAGAGTGTTAAGGTCCGTGTCTAGgggtgactgcaatgttcctaCAAGAAAGTCCGCTTTCTCTCAATctgccttctcttttaaagccatCAAGGAATGGAACGGGCTTCCAGAAAATCTTAAGAACATAGCAGATTATCACAGCTTTTCAGGGGCTGTCAAAAACTGGCTTCTTGACCATCAGTCCTGCCCACACTAATTATACCAGACGGGTATTTggccatcagatgttaccctcgtgggtacTATCTGATGGCCACTAGATTACCAAATCATGAGTGTTATAGTACAGTCTTagtgtcatattactgtcttgtttacatttataataccaataaggtacagagctatcagatgctaccctcgtgggtatcatctgatagcgGCTACACCgtatttattctgatatctGTTGCATATGTCttgcactttaataacttgtagtttgcactatgtattgaaaattttgcacacttgtacattgtctttgtattgcactttttatatgtgaattgttttttttgtttttttatgtttgtgacaccaaggactacagatggaaattagcattttgctaaatctggtgcagccatctttttaatgtatctgcacactgtccttcaaataaataaataaataaataaaatagtcatactttatattataattccaagatgtatggaatttatattttacaatcaaatcctcaaagtattcaccctttgctttgttgacagtgctgcaGACCTTTGGCTTTCACTCAATGAGCTTCAAGATGGAgcctcctgaaatggttttcactccacagctctgggggccagggtcaagaaatgccaagtgCAAACCAAGATTAAAAGCAAAGAGTGGCTACAGCccatatgtgtcattcatagttctAATGCACTCAGAGaaaatctacagtgtaaataaccatggaaataaagaagaaatgtaaatgaataaggctgtccaaacttttgactggtggtgtagATATAATGAAATAGGCTACACAAATATATTTTGCTCTGTACATTACTATATATGCCAAAGTCAGCTGTTGCAACACGGTCTACACACAGAATTGTTCCCCTGAGCAGTTGCCCTGAATCCGCGGGTCACTGCCGAACGAAGCCAAACTCAACAAagtgaaaacatccaaaatgattTCTAAATCTGTCAAACATTCACAGTCTGAGCCGTGAATCTGGAAAAGGCATCTCCTCCACCAGCAGGACACACAGCCACATCTAATACAGAGAGCAGGACTGGAATTCAGAATATTAATCTTCATTTGAGTACCTATAACTTGACATGCTTcaatacagtgtttattttatacCAGGTAACTTATCTTTCACTTATCCAAATGtaatttttgcagtttttctttGTCTGATAATTTAAAATGGAGCCCTAACTAGAGGCAGATATACTCAGTTATATTTCCTTGAGTAACTGCTGAAGAATACCATACTTATTTGAGTAGTTTTCACCATATGTTTACTTAAGAAAcattttgatactttgcagcagatgtcatcaacattcctggggttgtgatgctaactgaggcactgctctatctgaggctctgttagactttaatatgAGTTTGATTTTACCACAATCTAACCATAAAGAaatgacttagctggaactttaacagatgagctgatttgtgctgttaaacaagtctcacacgtaacattacagtcacaaactagcTAGAATTAGCCAACtggtttttcagttagtcactttgattttcaacaaaaatggtCAAACTCCTAAATAGagtgagttttcagacaatattaaaaaaatgtgttgtgtttactAACgtatgcattgtgtcaccacggtaactgctgCCCATTCCACCATACAGATACATGTAGAAGCctccccagcgtgatgtcactgcaaagtatcaattgtaaaagtactgttacgcTGTACTAGATTAAAagctgtggttcctcttccctctaTGAATAAGTCTAAcatgacttgagctttatgtcgacaatatgacatgatctgaacatttgtgtttctcgcagctccttcagataagatttagtttgtctcttttttgtgtttattctttgaaagacaaaacatgaaatgatgCAGAAAATCAGGTATTTTGAAATTTCATTAACACAGCACAATCAGACATTACGGTCACTCTCACTTCAG from Periophthalmus magnuspinnatus isolate fPerMag1 chromosome 3, fPerMag1.2.pri, whole genome shotgun sequence includes:
- the LOC117389075 gene encoding CD82 antigen-like, giving the protein MGKGCLTATKYFLFLFNLIFFLLGGVILGFGLWLLLDNQSFIVVLSDSMAVKVACYILIGVGGFSMLMGFVGCLGAIYEVRCLLGLYFTCLLLILIAQIAAGALIYFQKDVLDEEMSKIVIKVLDGYPGNNTTTEQAWDFIQRTMECCGWSGRQDWYGNPTIVNNTLHFPCSCQNFSLSSANSSDYGFCPFTTNEWPAYEAGCSESVEAWLRTNMWVILGVCLGVAFIELLGMILSICLCKNVGVVDYTKVPKY